From the genome of Gracilibacillus salitolerans, one region includes:
- a CDS encoding type III pantothenate kinase — MIFVLDVGNTNTVLGVFNDGQLTYQWRMQTDKNKTEDEYAMFIKSLLAHEGLTFSDINGIVISSVVPPILFALQRMADKYFHCSPMIIGDEKVNPYLKMKYPNPKELGADRVVNAVGVIKEYGSPSIIIDFGTATTYCYINEADEYVSGVITPGINISLEALYQNAAKLPKIEVKKPNYVLGQSTVEAMQSGVYFGYVGQVDAVVNRIKKEVGGSPKVIATGGLATLIAKDSSVIDIVDPYLTLKGLYEIYQKNERDFA, encoded by the coding sequence ATGATCTTTGTATTAGATGTTGGTAATACAAACACCGTATTAGGGGTGTTTAACGACGGCCAATTAACATACCAATGGCGCATGCAAACAGACAAAAACAAAACAGAAGATGAATATGCCATGTTTATTAAATCGCTTTTAGCACATGAAGGACTTACTTTTTCAGATATTAATGGCATTGTCATCTCATCCGTAGTCCCACCAATTTTATTTGCCCTTCAACGTATGGCAGATAAATATTTCCATTGTAGTCCAATGATAATTGGTGATGAAAAAGTGAATCCATACTTAAAAATGAAGTATCCTAACCCTAAAGAGTTAGGTGCTGATCGTGTCGTCAATGCAGTAGGCGTTATCAAAGAATATGGTTCCCCTAGTATCATTATTGACTTTGGGACTGCTACAACCTATTGTTACATCAATGAGGCAGATGAATATGTCAGTGGTGTTATCACCCCAGGCATTAATATTTCTTTAGAAGCTCTATATCAGAATGCAGCTAAGTTACCGAAAATCGAAGTTAAAAAGCCAAATTATGTTTTAGGACAATCAACGGTAGAAGCGATGCAATCTGGTGTCTATTTCGGGTACGTCGGTCAAGTAGATGCCGTTGTTAACCGGATTAAAAAAGAGGTTGGCGGATCACCAAAAGTGATCGCAACAGGTGGTTTAGCAACATTAATTGCTAAAGATTCTTCTGTCATTGATATTGTAGACCCTTACCTAACCTTAAAAGGATTGTACGAAATATACCAAAAGAATGAGAGAGATTTTGCATAA
- the hslO gene encoding Hsp33 family molecular chaperone HslO: MNDYLLKATAYDGDVRAYTIRSTDTVEEARQRQDTWATASAALGRTLSISTMLGAMLKGEDKLTVKVEGNGPMGAIIADANAKGEVRGYVGNPHVDFESNEQGKLDVRRAVGTEGTLSIVKDLGLKNHFTGQVPIVSGEISEDFTYYLANSEQVPSAVGAGVLVNPDHSILAAGGFIVQMLPGASEETIARIEENIANVPPISKLIQDGKQPEEILALLLGEDKVKVHERLPVQFSCPCSKERLETAIQSLGNEEIDSMIREDHGATASCHFCNETYKFTIDELRALKTQ, from the coding sequence ATGAATGATTATTTATTAAAAGCAACAGCATATGATGGGGACGTGAGAGCATACACAATCCGGTCAACAGATACGGTTGAAGAAGCGCGCCAACGTCAAGATACCTGGGCAACTGCTTCTGCAGCTCTAGGAAGAACACTTTCTATATCCACGATGTTAGGTGCGATGCTGAAAGGTGAGGATAAACTGACAGTAAAAGTGGAAGGAAACGGACCAATGGGTGCAATTATTGCTGATGCAAATGCCAAAGGGGAAGTCCGTGGTTATGTTGGAAATCCTCATGTAGATTTCGAATCGAACGAGCAAGGAAAACTGGATGTAAGAAGAGCAGTGGGGACGGAGGGAACACTAAGCATTGTTAAAGATTTAGGGTTGAAAAATCATTTTACCGGCCAAGTTCCAATTGTATCAGGGGAAATAAGCGAAGATTTTACCTATTATTTAGCTAATTCTGAACAGGTTCCTTCTGCGGTAGGAGCAGGTGTTTTAGTAAACCCGGATCACAGTATTTTAGCCGCGGGGGGATTTATCGTACAAATGCTGCCAGGAGCATCGGAAGAAACAATTGCCAGAATTGAAGAAAACATCGCCAATGTTCCACCTATTTCAAAATTGATCCAAGATGGAAAACAACCAGAGGAGATATTAGCGTTGTTATTAGGTGAGGATAAAGTAAAAGTACATGAACGATTACCGGTTCAATTTTCTTGCCCTTGCTCAAAAGAAAGACTGGAAACAGCAATCCAAAGTTTAGGAAATGAAGAGATTGATTCCATGATTAGAGAAGATCATGGGGCAACAGCTTCTTGTCATTTTTGTAATGAAACATACAAATTCACTATCGATGAGTTGCGAGCTTTAAAGACACAGTAG
- a CDS encoding peptidyl-prolyl cis-trans isomerase, which produces MRVSRLVLWSIILLLLITNITTIFIFSGENSSDEFVVLEENKVDRNKPLAEIGNKEILYQDWMSELIEQYGESVLHDLIDKEVVFQLAEKENIEIHPKIVDRELSRMMVMQGLLSADEKEKKVEKWTEQIHYRYYLQHLLSKSISVSEAEIEEYYQFYQNQYQFDDMVQLSHILVSTEQEAEYVMARLDDGESFSEVASELSTDEGSVASGGYLGFYSKTSSFIPSEYYDTAISLEAGTYSEPVLVNNGYAIIFHHQHLPAIELSYEEAYEEVRQDIALDQLESEVDASVLWDQLEIDLRYKNENN; this is translated from the coding sequence TTGAGGGTATCACGTCTGGTGTTATGGTCTATTATATTACTATTGCTCATAACAAATATTACAACCATTTTTATCTTTTCTGGGGAAAATAGCTCAGACGAATTTGTAGTATTAGAAGAGAATAAAGTGGATCGTAATAAACCTTTAGCAGAAATCGGCAATAAGGAAATCTTGTATCAAGATTGGATGAGCGAATTAATAGAGCAATATGGCGAGTCTGTTTTACACGATTTAATTGATAAAGAAGTTGTTTTTCAGTTGGCAGAAAAAGAAAATATAGAGATCCATCCCAAAATAGTAGATCGTGAATTATCCAGAATGATGGTGATGCAAGGATTGCTATCAGCAGATGAAAAAGAGAAAAAGGTTGAAAAGTGGACAGAGCAAATTCACTATCGTTATTATTTACAACATCTTTTAAGTAAAAGCATAAGTGTCTCTGAAGCAGAAATAGAAGAGTATTATCAATTTTATCAAAATCAATACCAGTTTGATGATATGGTCCAGCTGTCACATATTCTCGTTTCTACGGAACAAGAAGCAGAGTATGTGATGGCAAGGTTGGATGACGGTGAATCTTTTAGTGAGGTCGCATCAGAATTGTCGACCGATGAAGGAAGTGTAGCGAGTGGAGGCTATTTAGGATTTTATTCTAAGACAAGCAGTTTTATACCAAGTGAATATTATGACACAGCTATTTCATTAGAAGCTGGAACGTATAGTGAACCAGTATTAGTAAATAACGGGTATGCGATTATTTTTCATCATCAACACCTCCCTGCCATTGAATTAAGCTATGAAGAAGCTTATGAAGAGGTACGACAAGATATAGCCTTAGATCAATTAGAATCTGAAGTAGACGCTTCGGTTCTTTGGGATCAGCTAGAGATAGATTTAAGATATAAAAATGAAAATAATTAA
- the cysK gene encoding cysteine synthase A: MKVAQNVAELIGNTPIVKLNRTADPEGAEIYLKLEFMNPGSSVKDRIALAMVEAAEEEGILKDGDTIIEPTSGNTGIGLALVAAIKGYKAILVMPDTMSTERRNLLRAYGADLVLTPGAEGMKGAIAKATELQKEHGYFMPQQFNNVANPAVHARTTGKEIVEQMGDQLDAFISGIGTGGTITGAGKVLKNQYKDIKIYAVEPTDSAILSGGKPGPHKIQGIGAGFVPEVLDTEIYDEVITVSNDQAYETAREAARKDGVLGGVSSGAAIHAAKQVAQKLGKGKKVLAVLPSNGERYLSTPLYQFDEE; this comes from the coding sequence ATGAAAGTAGCTCAAAATGTTGCGGAATTGATTGGAAATACACCGATTGTCAAATTAAATCGCACAGCAGATCCTGAAGGTGCAGAAATTTACTTAAAGCTAGAATTTATGAATCCTGGTAGTTCTGTTAAGGATCGTATCGCACTTGCGATGGTTGAAGCGGCAGAAGAAGAAGGTATTTTGAAGGATGGAGATACCATTATTGAGCCGACAAGTGGTAATACAGGTATTGGTCTCGCATTAGTTGCCGCTATTAAAGGATATAAAGCAATTTTAGTAATGCCTGATACGATGAGTACGGAAAGACGTAATCTTTTGCGTGCTTATGGTGCCGATTTGGTACTGACGCCAGGTGCAGAAGGTATGAAAGGTGCCATTGCGAAAGCAACAGAATTACAAAAGGAACACGGTTACTTCATGCCTCAGCAGTTTAATAATGTAGCAAACCCTGCAGTTCATGCTCGCACGACCGGTAAAGAAATTGTTGAGCAAATGGGTGATCAACTGGATGCCTTTATTTCTGGTATTGGAACTGGTGGAACAATTACTGGTGCAGGTAAAGTCTTAAAGAATCAGTATAAAGATATTAAGATTTATGCGGTAGAACCAACTGATTCAGCTATATTATCAGGAGGTAAACCAGGTCCTCACAAAATTCAAGGAATCGGTGCAGGTTTTGTACCAGAAGTTCTTGATACGGAAATTTATGATGAAGTTATTACAGTATCTAATGATCAAGCCTATGAAACAGCTAGAGAAGCAGCTCGCAAAGACGGTGTGCTAGGTGGTGTTTCATCAGGTGCAGCTATTCACGCTGCTAAACAAGTAGCGCAAAAACTTGGTAAAGGTAAAAAAGTTCTAGCAGTTCTTCCGAGTAATGGAGAGCGATATCTATCAACACCTCTATATCAATTCGACGAAGAATAA
- the folP gene encoding dihydropteroate synthase codes for MEKWLRTKIKDYYYPEKTLVMGILNVTPDSFSDGGKYNNIQSAIHQAKKMEEEGADIIDIGGESTRPGHKPVSEEEEIDRVLPVIRALVDEINIPISIDTWKAKVAKLSIEAGASIINDVWGAKKEPDIAKVAAELDVPIILMHNREDPSYDSLMEDVLSDLKESIQIALDAGVKKEQLILDPGIGFAKTYEENIQVIQEMNRLRELEYPVLLGTSRKSIIAKTLNLPVDERDEGTGATVCYGLTKGCEIVRVHNVAMHARMVKMMDKLIGKGGV; via the coding sequence ATGGAAAAATGGCTACGAACAAAAATAAAGGATTATTATTATCCGGAAAAAACATTAGTCATGGGTATCTTAAATGTTACACCAGACTCTTTTTCAGATGGGGGCAAGTATAATAATATCCAATCGGCCATCCATCAAGCTAAAAAGATGGAAGAAGAAGGCGCAGATATTATCGACATTGGTGGTGAATCAACTAGACCCGGACACAAACCAGTGTCAGAGGAAGAAGAAATAGACCGAGTCCTTCCAGTTATTAGAGCGCTGGTTGATGAAATCAATATACCAATTTCAATTGATACATGGAAAGCGAAGGTAGCAAAACTGTCAATAGAAGCAGGCGCATCGATTATAAATGATGTGTGGGGGGCAAAGAAAGAACCGGATATAGCAAAGGTAGCGGCAGAATTAGATGTGCCGATTATACTGATGCACAATCGAGAAGATCCGTCATATGATTCGCTGATGGAAGACGTGTTATCTGATTTAAAAGAGAGTATCCAAATTGCATTAGACGCAGGTGTAAAAAAAGAACAGCTTATTCTCGATCCAGGCATTGGATTTGCTAAGACATATGAAGAAAATATTCAAGTGATTCAGGAAATGAATCGGCTCCGAGAGTTAGAATATCCGGTATTACTTGGAACGTCCCGTAAGTCCATTATTGCCAAAACATTAAATTTGCCTGTTGATGAACGAGATGAAGGAACAGGAGCGACTGTATGCTACGGTTTGACTAAGGGGTGTGAAATTGTCCGAGTACATAACGTAGCGATGCATGCGAGGATGGTCAAGATGATGGACAAACTGATTGGTAAGGGTGGTGTATAG
- the folB gene encoding dihydroneopterin aldolase — protein sequence MDKIHLNQMTFYGFHGVFPEEKKLGQRFLVDVVLEADLKQAGQADDLHYSIDYGLVYQLTKQVVEGQSKNLIEAVAEEVSEKLLSQFNPLKACTVKVIKPDPPIPGHYQSVAVEIYREKSL from the coding sequence ATGGATAAGATCCATCTTAATCAAATGACTTTTTACGGCTTTCATGGTGTATTTCCTGAAGAAAAAAAGTTAGGTCAGCGCTTTTTAGTAGATGTTGTATTAGAAGCAGATTTGAAACAAGCAGGGCAAGCAGACGATCTTCATTATTCTATTGATTATGGCCTTGTTTATCAATTGACGAAGCAAGTCGTGGAAGGTCAGTCAAAAAATTTAATTGAAGCAGTAGCTGAAGAGGTTTCTGAGAAACTTTTATCCCAGTTTAATCCATTAAAGGCATGTACCGTTAAAGTAATCAAACCTGATCCACCTATTCCTGGACATTATCAGTCGGTTGCTGTTGAAATTTACAGGGAGAAATCTTTATGA
- the folK gene encoding 2-amino-4-hydroxy-6-hydroxymethyldihydropteridine diphosphokinase — protein MKKVYIALGSNIQPRLTYLDQAIEQLAKHDQIVIKGQSSIYETDPVGFVEQEQFLNMVIEVETDLGPNSLLSICQSIEGNLGRKREVRWGPRTIDLDILVYNQENIETERLILPHPRLHERAFVLIPLAEINPFLYIARLDQNITELLARIPAQDREGVVKWQQADGVRESKHFGS, from the coding sequence ATGAAAAAAGTATATATAGCACTAGGCTCTAATATTCAACCTAGATTAACCTATTTAGACCAAGCTATAGAACAATTAGCTAAGCATGATCAAATAGTAATTAAGGGTCAATCTTCTATATATGAAACGGATCCAGTTGGTTTTGTAGAGCAAGAGCAATTTTTGAATATGGTTATAGAAGTCGAAACTGATTTAGGTCCGAATTCCCTGCTGAGCATTTGCCAAAGTATTGAAGGGAATCTGGGGAGGAAACGAGAGGTAAGATGGGGACCAAGAACAATTGATCTTGACATTTTAGTATATAATCAAGAAAATATAGAAACAGAGCGATTAATTCTACCACATCCAAGATTACATGAACGAGCCTTTGTATTAATACCATTAGCAGAAATAAATCCATTTTTATATATAGCACGCTTAGATCAGAATATAACAGAATTATTGGCAAGAATACCTGCACAAGATAGAGAAGGGGTAGTCAAATGGCAACAAGCAGATGGGGTAAGAGAATCAAAGCATTTCGGAAGTTGA
- a CDS encoding helix-turn-helix domain-containing protein produces the protein MATSRWGKRIKAFRKLKGYTQIEFADKLGISVSQLGEIERGKRIPTTDNLEVIASKLDISLEELQPKMKENEVRRYMENR, from the coding sequence ATGGCAACAAGCAGATGGGGTAAGAGAATCAAAGCATTTCGGAAGTTGAAAGGATATACACAAATAGAATTCGCCGATAAACTTGGAATATCTGTTTCGCAATTAGGTGAAATTGAAAGAGGTAAGAGAATTCCTACAACGGATAATTTAGAAGTTATTGCAAGTAAGCTCGATATTTCATTAGAAGAGTTGCAGCCTAAAATGAAAGAAAATGAGGTAAGACGTTATATGGAAAATAGGTGA
- the lysS gene encoding lysine--tRNA ligase, whose amino-acid sequence MSEELNEHMRVRLDKMNSYREQGIDPFGDKFVRTHLAEELIEEYDQFSKEELEEKAIETTVAGRIMTKRGKGKAGFSHIQDLSGQIQLYVRKDKIGEEAYEIFKSADLGDIVGVTGTVFKTNVGELSVKANEFTMLTKSLRPLPEKFHGLKDVEQRYRQRYLDLITNMDSKNTFVLRSKIIQSMRRYLDDRGFLEVETPMMHGIAGGASARPFETHHNALDIPLYMRIAIELHLKRLIIGGMEKVYEIGRVFRNEGVSTRHNPEFTMIELYEAYADYHDIMELVENLVAHIAKEVTGSTTVTYGNYEVDLAPRWTRLHMVDAIKEHTDVDFWKEMTDDEANALAKEHGVEVEDTMTYGHIVNEFFEQKVEEKLIQPTFVYGHPVEISPLAKKNKEDERFTDRFELFIVGREHANAFSELNDPIDQRERFEAQVKEKEQGNDEAHEMDEDFLEALEYGMPPTGGLGIGIDRLVMLLTNSPSIRDVLLFPQMRNK is encoded by the coding sequence ATGAGCGAAGAACTGAATGAACACATGCGTGTGCGTTTGGATAAGATGAACAGTTACCGTGAACAGGGTATTGATCCATTTGGTGATAAATTCGTTCGCACGCACTTGGCAGAGGAATTAATAGAAGAATACGATCAGTTCTCTAAAGAAGAATTGGAAGAAAAAGCAATTGAAACTACAGTGGCAGGCCGAATTATGACTAAACGCGGTAAAGGAAAAGCTGGTTTTTCACATATTCAAGATTTAAGTGGCCAAATCCAATTATATGTACGTAAAGATAAAATCGGAGAAGAAGCTTACGAAATCTTTAAGTCAGCAGACTTAGGGGATATTGTAGGTGTTACGGGTACGGTTTTCAAAACAAATGTTGGTGAACTTTCGGTTAAAGCGAATGAATTTACGATGCTAACGAAATCACTTCGTCCTTTACCAGAGAAGTTTCATGGCTTAAAAGATGTAGAGCAGCGTTATCGTCAGCGCTACTTAGATTTAATTACTAATATGGATAGTAAAAATACATTTGTTCTTCGCAGTAAGATTATTCAGTCGATGCGTCGATACTTAGATGATAGAGGTTTCTTAGAAGTAGAAACACCAATGATGCACGGTATTGCCGGTGGTGCTTCTGCGCGCCCGTTTGAAACACACCATAACGCACTTGATATTCCTTTATATATGCGTATTGCCATTGAGTTGCATTTAAAACGATTGATTATCGGTGGTATGGAAAAAGTTTATGAAATTGGTCGTGTATTCCGTAACGAAGGAGTATCCACTCGTCACAATCCGGAATTCACCATGATTGAATTGTATGAAGCATATGCAGACTATCATGATATTATGGAGCTTGTTGAAAACTTGGTGGCTCATATCGCCAAAGAAGTAACTGGATCTACAACAGTTACTTACGGGAACTATGAGGTTGATTTAGCGCCAAGATGGACAAGACTTCATATGGTAGATGCCATTAAAGAACATACTGATGTAGATTTCTGGAAAGAGATGACGGATGATGAGGCGAATGCTTTAGCTAAAGAACATGGTGTAGAAGTAGAAGATACTATGACATATGGACATATTGTTAATGAATTTTTTGAACAGAAAGTAGAAGAAAAGCTAATTCAGCCAACCTTCGTATACGGTCATCCTGTAGAAATATCTCCTTTAGCTAAGAAGAATAAGGAGGACGAACGTTTTACAGATCGTTTTGAACTATTTATTGTAGGACGTGAGCATGCAAATGCATTCTCTGAACTAAATGATCCAATTGATCAACGAGAACGATTTGAAGCACAAGTTAAAGAAAAGGAACAAGGTAATGATGAAGCGCATGAAATGGATGAGGACTTTTTAGAAGCACTTGAGTATGGCATGCCTCCAACTGGTGGTTTAGGTATAGGTATTGATCGACTTGTTATGTTGTTAACTAATTCTCCATCGATCCGAGATGTTTTACTTTTTCCACAAATGCGTAATAAATAA